The following proteins are co-located in the Frigidibacter mobilis genome:
- a CDS encoding ABC transporter substrate-binding protein produces MISRRNFGRYSLGAGAATLWLPKGMALAQDTARPTLTIAVDNLWANINTINGISTTTRRFFPNLYSHLVERDYIADEQGLALVPGLATEWSRDGKVWTLKLREGVKFHNGETMTAEDVAFTLGPERLWGEKPFEPRGKTFTAGFVRVEAVGDLTVEIETEREDPYIPGKLTGYIGFVVPKAAYLDMGVDTFGQAPIGTGPYRVTLFRSGEVLEMEAFDDYWGGTPPAQKLIWRIVPEFAGRMAGLVSGEFDFIANIPTDQEAQLASYDNVTVARALAGNYPAFAFNTRPDPEDNPLVDVNLRKAMVQAIDMDAIVQALFGDTTFHPAVPFNFPEYGDFYDPDMVNPLPYDPEAARALVEASGYDGQVLRWHITRQFYPNYEAAAEIMVEQWRQIGVNVQAVILDNFELVYTRPYHLMNMSMSTDFIPGDPYQPLWLDWGPTASRSTAHWKTWDPTPEYLAAGKEFEEAVEFEDRKAAYLKLSQAWQDVTPGYYLWKSVYNWAHRADIGFVPRPDGEMRMFGDYMALPA; encoded by the coding sequence ATGATTAGCAGACGCAACTTTGGGAGATACTCGCTTGGGGCCGGCGCGGCGACGCTGTGGCTGCCGAAGGGCATGGCCTTGGCGCAGGACACCGCCCGCCCGACGCTGACCATCGCCGTCGACAACCTCTGGGCCAACATCAACACCATCAACGGGATCTCCACCACCACGCGGCGATTCTTCCCGAACCTCTACTCGCATCTGGTCGAACGCGACTACATCGCCGATGAACAGGGGCTGGCGCTGGTGCCCGGGCTGGCGACCGAATGGTCACGCGATGGCAAGGTCTGGACGCTCAAGCTGCGCGAGGGCGTCAAGTTCCACAACGGCGAGACGATGACGGCCGAGGATGTGGCCTTCACGCTCGGGCCGGAGCGGCTGTGGGGCGAGAAGCCGTTCGAGCCGCGGGGCAAGACCTTCACCGCGGGCTTCGTGCGGGTCGAGGCGGTGGGTGATCTGACGGTCGAGATCGAGACGGAGCGCGAAGACCCCTACATCCCCGGCAAGCTGACCGGCTATATCGGCTTCGTCGTGCCGAAGGCGGCCTACCTGGACATGGGCGTCGATACCTTCGGCCAGGCGCCCATCGGCACCGGCCCCTACCGGGTGACGCTGTTCCGCTCGGGCGAGGTGCTGGAGATGGAAGCGTTTGACGACTATTGGGGCGGCACGCCGCCGGCGCAGAAGCTGATCTGGCGGATCGTGCCGGAATTTGCCGGCCGGATGGCGGGGCTGGTATCGGGCGAGTTCGACTTCATCGCCAACATTCCCACCGACCAGGAAGCGCAGCTGGCCAGCTATGACAACGTGACCGTCGCGCGGGCACTGGCCGGCAACTACCCGGCCTTCGCCTTCAACACCCGGCCCGACCCCGAGGATAACCCGCTGGTCGATGTGAACCTGCGCAAGGCGATGGTGCAGGCCATCGACATGGATGCCATCGTGCAGGCGCTGTTCGGCGACACGACCTTCCACCCCGCGGTGCCGTTCAACTTCCCCGAATACGGCGATTTCTACGACCCGGACATGGTGAACCCGCTGCCCTATGACCCTGAGGCAGCGCGGGCGCTGGTCGAGGCTTCGGGTTATGACGGGCAGGTGCTGCGCTGGCACATCACCCGGCAGTTCTACCCCAACTACGAGGCCGCGGCCGAGATCATGGTGGAACAGTGGCGCCAGATCGGCGTCAACGTGCAGGCGGTGATCCTCGACAACTTCGAGCTGGTCTATACCCGCCCCTACCACCTGATGAACATGTCGATGTCCACCGACTTCATCCCCGGCGACCCCTATCAGCCGCTGTGGCTCGACTGGGGCCCGACGGCCAGCCGCTCCACCGCGCATTGGAAGACCTGGGACCCGACGCCGGAATACCTCGCCGCAGGCAAGGAGTTCGAAGAGGCGGTAGAGTTCGAGGACCGCAAGGCCGCCTACCTCAAGCTGTCGCAGGCCTGGCAGGACGTGACCCCGGGCTATTACCTGTGGAAGAGCGTCTACAACTGGGCCCACCGCGCCGATATCGGCTTCGTGCCGCGCCCGGATGGCGAGATGCGGATGTTCGGTGACTACATGGCGCTGCCGGCGTGA
- a CDS encoding ABC transporter permease, giving the protein MSRPNAITLIAGGILAAAVGTAILGNVFTPHLVTDQALLSRLKPPAFMGGSAEFPLGTDRIGRDMVARLVAGLQMSLSVALAGTLIGAIFGTFVGFLAAHFRGLPEEILMMFVDFQASLPFILIALTLLAFFGNSMVLFVILMGMFGWETYARLARGVVLSARAQPYARAVEALGAGPGRLYLRHILPNVASALIVQVTLTFPQIILLETSLSFLGLGIQPPNTSLGQILGDGRDYLSTAWWISVWPGLLIFLITLSMSLLGDALRDRLDPMLKTRTT; this is encoded by the coding sequence ATGAGCCGCCCCAACGCCATCACCCTCATCGCCGGCGGCATCCTGGCCGCGGCCGTTGGTACCGCCATCCTCGGCAATGTCTTCACCCCGCATCTGGTGACGGATCAGGCCCTGCTCAGCCGGTTGAAGCCCCCGGCCTTCATGGGCGGCAGTGCCGAGTTTCCGCTGGGAACCGACAGGATCGGGCGCGACATGGTGGCCCGGCTGGTGGCAGGGCTGCAGATGTCGCTGTCCGTGGCGCTGGCGGGCACGCTGATCGGGGCAATCTTCGGCACCTTCGTCGGCTTTCTGGCCGCGCATTTCCGCGGGTTGCCCGAAGAGATCCTGATGATGTTCGTGGATTTTCAGGCATCCTTGCCCTTCATCCTGATCGCGCTGACGCTGCTGGCCTTCTTTGGCAACTCGATGGTGCTGTTCGTCATCCTGATGGGGATGTTCGGCTGGGAAACCTATGCGAGGCTGGCCCGCGGCGTGGTGCTGTCGGCGCGCGCGCAGCCCTATGCCCGCGCGGTCGAGGCGCTCGGGGCGGGGCCGGGGCGGCTCTATCTGCGCCATATCCTGCCCAATGTCGCCTCGGCGCTGATCGTGCAGGTGACGCTGACCTTCCCGCAGATCATCTTGCTGGAAACCTCGCTGTCCTTCCTGGGGCTGGGAATCCAGCCGCCCAATACCAGCCTGGGGCAGATCCTGGGCGACGGGCGCGATTACCTGTCCACCGCCTGGTGGATCTCGGTCTGGCCGGGGCTGCTGATCTTCCTGATTACCCTTTCGATGTCGCTGCTGGGGGATGCCCTGCGCGACCGGCTGGACCCGATGCTGAAGACAAGAACCACCTGA
- a CDS encoding ABC transporter permease, whose protein sequence is MTRFWLIKLLRTGITLWFVVTFAFIVLRTSGDPVVALLGADAMPDEIAHFRELWGLDRSLFSQYISYIGQMATGQFGNSLRDSRPVMTIILERLPATAELGLAAFAIAAIIGIPAGIVAALRRGRLTDRIVMVFAVFGFALPNFFLGILLILLFSLYLQVLPSSGTGTFRHLLMPAATLATFTAGTLARFTRSAMLEVLERPYMRAAAARGVPFWQRVLFHALPNAAIPIVTVIGLNLGQLVAGAIVVESVFAWPGIGRLLVVAVSQRDLAVVQGLVLVIAVTMVLANLIVDLLYGLLDPRIREGAK, encoded by the coding sequence ATGACACGTTTCTGGCTCATCAAACTTCTGCGCACGGGGATCACGCTGTGGTTCGTCGTGACCTTCGCATTCATCGTGCTGCGCACCTCTGGAGATCCGGTGGTGGCGCTGCTCGGAGCGGATGCGATGCCCGACGAGATCGCGCATTTCCGAGAGCTCTGGGGGCTCGACAGGTCGCTTTTCTCCCAATATATCAGCTACATAGGGCAAATGGCGACCGGCCAGTTCGGCAATTCCCTGCGCGACAGCCGCCCGGTGATGACCATCATTCTTGAACGCCTGCCCGCAACCGCAGAGCTGGGGCTGGCTGCCTTCGCCATCGCCGCGATCATCGGCATCCCGGCGGGAATCGTCGCCGCGCTGCGGCGCGGGCGGCTGACAGACCGCATCGTGATGGTCTTCGCGGTGTTCGGCTTTGCGTTGCCCAACTTCTTTCTGGGCATCCTGCTGATCCTGCTGTTCTCGCTTTACCTGCAGGTCCTGCCTTCCTCGGGTACCGGGACATTCCGGCACCTGCTGATGCCGGCCGCAACGTTGGCGACCTTCACCGCCGGAACGCTGGCGCGCTTCACCCGGTCTGCCATGCTCGAGGTGCTGGAAAGGCCCTATATGCGTGCCGCCGCCGCACGCGGAGTGCCGTTCTGGCAGCGCGTGCTGTTCCACGCATTGCCCAATGCCGCCATTCCCATCGTCACGGTGATCGGCCTCAACCTCGGACAGCTGGTCGCCGGGGCCATCGTGGTTGAATCGGTGTTCGCCTGGCCGGGCATCGGGCGGTTGCTGGTGGTGGCGGTGTCGCAGCGCGATCTGGCGGTGGTGCAGGGGCTGGTGCTGGTGATCGCGGTGACGATGGTGCTGGCCAACCTGATCGTGGACCTGCTCTATGGCCTGCTTGATCCCCGCATCCGCGAGGGCGCGAAATGA
- a CDS encoding LysR family transcriptional regulator — protein sequence MNIGIDLRQLRYFVCLAEELHFGRAAQRLGIAQAPLSQQIRVMEDRLGVALFHRTTRRTRLTAAGDTLLRHARGLLGGMDLAVAQTRAMADETTGRITVAGVNLAMTHVIPPILAEFRKSWPAVIVDIVHLGTSEQLRLLDLGEINVAFIRPTERPAHAQVETLMREGFVAALPTGHPLTAKDAVSLQDLAQEPLIGYAPILGASYATLLMNEFRRAGLHLRIVQECTHTTSVAAHVASGLGVAVMPSWITNIRSPYIEFRPVPELPRAIELVAAWPAGESSPIMLDFLETTRRVSRRVAAEMGLDPAPSLPR from the coding sequence ATGAATATCGGGATCGACCTTCGCCAGCTTCGCTACTTCGTCTGCCTTGCAGAGGAACTTCACTTCGGCCGCGCCGCGCAAAGGCTTGGCATCGCGCAGGCGCCGCTGAGCCAGCAGATCCGCGTGATGGAAGACCGGCTGGGCGTGGCGCTGTTCCACCGCACCACCCGCCGCACCCGGCTGACGGCGGCGGGCGATACGCTCTTGCGCCACGCGCGCGGGTTGCTGGGGGGAATGGATCTTGCCGTGGCCCAGACCCGGGCGATGGCGGACGAAACGACGGGCCGGATCACCGTTGCCGGGGTCAACCTGGCGATGACGCATGTGATTCCGCCGATCCTTGCCGAATTCCGCAAGAGCTGGCCTGCGGTCATCGTCGACATCGTTCACCTGGGCACGTCCGAGCAGTTGCGCCTGCTTGATCTGGGAGAGATCAACGTGGCCTTCATCCGCCCGACGGAGAGGCCCGCCCATGCGCAGGTGGAAACCCTGATGCGCGAGGGATTCGTGGCGGCCCTGCCCACGGGCCACCCGCTGACGGCAAAGGATGCGGTCAGCCTGCAAGACCTCGCGCAGGAACCGCTGATCGGCTATGCGCCGATCCTTGGCGCCAGCTATGCCACCTTGCTGATGAACGAGTTCCGGCGGGCGGGGCTGCATCTGCGGATCGTGCAGGAATGCACGCACACCACCTCGGTCGCGGCGCATGTGGCCTCGGGCCTCGGTGTGGCGGTGATGCCGTCCTGGATCACCAACATACGCTCGCCCTATATCGAGTTCCGCCCGGTGCCCGAACTGCCGCGGGCCATCGAGCTGGTGGCGGCCTGGCCCGCGGGCGAAAGCTCGCCCATCATGCTGGACTTTCTTGAAACGACGCGCCGCGTCTCGCGCCGGGTCGCGGCAGAGATGGGGCTGGACCCTGCACCCAGCCTCCCGCGCTGA
- a CDS encoding 2-hydroxyacid dehydrogenase — MTTVVLLDPALPDRRERVAAFLPEGWNLTAAASRSPEDQVAAISGAQYAITGDVPVTAAMMAAPGLKAVHKWGVGYDGIDLKAARRHGVRVLRTTGSNAVTVAETTLGLILSVNRNLVRGHVGIQGGEWLKGSLAATSMTLSGKTVGIVGMGYIGKALVRLLRGFGCTVIYTKRSPLPAEEEAELGLRFAPLAELLAAADVVTLNCELNASTRGMIGPEQLALMKPSAILINAARGGVLDEQALAAAIHEGRLRGAGIDVFAAEPIQPGNPLLGLDRVVLTPHIAAISADSFATSLTRMFGNLQAIETGRPPREIDILV; from the coding sequence ATGACCACCGTTGTGCTGCTCGACCCTGCCCTGCCCGACCGGAGGGAGCGGGTCGCGGCCTTCCTGCCCGAAGGATGGAACCTCACGGCAGCCGCCTCGCGCTCGCCCGAGGATCAGGTCGCGGCGATCAGCGGCGCGCAATATGCGATCACCGGCGATGTGCCGGTGACAGCGGCGATGATGGCGGCGCCGGGGCTGAAGGCCGTGCACAAATGGGGCGTCGGTTATGACGGGATCGACCTGAAGGCAGCGCGCCGGCACGGGGTGCGGGTCCTGCGCACCACGGGGTCCAACGCGGTGACGGTGGCGGAAACGACGTTGGGGTTGATCCTGTCGGTCAACCGCAACCTGGTGCGTGGCCATGTCGGGATCCAGGGCGGCGAGTGGCTGAAGGGTTCGCTGGCGGCGACCTCGATGACGCTGTCGGGCAAGACGGTCGGCATCGTCGGCATGGGCTATATCGGCAAGGCGCTGGTGCGGCTTCTGCGCGGCTTTGGCTGCACGGTGATCTACACCAAGCGCAGCCCGCTGCCGGCCGAGGAGGAGGCGGAGCTTGGCCTGCGCTTCGCGCCGCTGGCGGAGCTGCTGGCGGCGGCCGATGTGGTGACGCTGAACTGCGAGCTGAACGCCTCGACCCGGGGCATGATCGGCCCCGAGCAGCTGGCGCTGATGAAACCAAGCGCGATCCTCATCAACGCCGCCCGCGGCGGCGTGCTGGACGAACAGGCACTGGCGGCCGCGATCCACGAAGGCCGGCTGCGCGGCGCCGGCATCGACGTGTTCGCCGCCGAACCGATCCAGCCCGGCAACCCGCTGCTGGGGCTGGACCGGGTGGTGCTGACCCCGCATATCGCCGCCATCTCGGCCGACAGCTTTGCGACCTCGCTGACACGGATGTTCGGCAACCTGCAGGCCATCGAAACCGGCAGGCCCCCGCGCGAGATCGACATCCTGGTCTGA
- a CDS encoding CbtA family protein encodes MTGNLLLRGMIVGILAGLIAFAFAYTFGEPQVDLAIAYEDQVSAAAAAASTEPAIDEPPLVTRETQAGIGLLTALVGFGAAIGGTFALVFALAYGRLGGLGARSTAALLALAAFVATGLVPQLKYPANPPAVGFDETIAARTSLFFVLLALSVICMVIAVLVAQRLWHRYGAWTAGTLAGALYVALLSLTFLGLPAINEMPEGFDPMVVWNFRVASLGIHLVLWLVIGLGFGIVTERLVERPRARLHAAA; translated from the coding sequence ATGACCGGAAATCTTCTGCTTCGCGGCATGATCGTCGGCATTCTGGCCGGCCTCATCGCCTTCGCCTTCGCCTATACCTTCGGCGAACCCCAGGTCGATCTTGCCATCGCCTATGAAGATCAGGTGAGCGCCGCCGCAGCAGCGGCCAGCACCGAACCCGCTATCGACGAGCCGCCCCTGGTCACGCGCGAGACCCAGGCGGGCATCGGCCTTCTGACTGCCCTGGTGGGCTTTGGTGCGGCCATCGGCGGCACCTTCGCGCTGGTGTTCGCCCTCGCCTATGGCCGCCTCGGTGGGCTTGGGGCGCGATCGACCGCTGCGCTGCTGGCCCTGGCCGCCTTCGTGGCAACCGGGCTTGTGCCGCAACTGAAGTATCCCGCCAATCCGCCGGCGGTCGGCTTCGACGAGACCATCGCGGCGCGGACCTCGCTGTTCTTCGTGCTGCTGGCGCTTTCGGTGATCTGCATGGTGATCGCGGTGCTGGTCGCGCAGCGGCTCTGGCACAGGTACGGCGCCTGGACGGCCGGCACCCTCGCGGGCGCGCTCTACGTGGCGCTGCTGAGCCTGACCTTCCTTGGCCTGCCCGCCATCAACGAGATGCCCGAAGGGTTCGACCCGATGGTCGTGTGGAACTTCCGGGTCGCCTCTCTGGGCATTCACCTTGTACTGTGGCTGGTCATCGGGCTTGGGTTCGGGATTGTTACAGAGCGCCTGGTCGAACGGCCCCGCGCACGGCTTCACGCCGCTGCCTGA
- a CDS encoding CbtB domain-containing protein, whose protein sequence is MTFAANAETTLEPIPVREIAPWAIFALLLLTIGIYFVGAEQGATAVFQGEMIHEFVHDGRHLLGFPCH, encoded by the coding sequence ATGACTTTTGCGGCAAATGCCGAGACCACGCTCGAGCCGATTCCGGTTCGTGAAATCGCCCCCTGGGCGATCTTCGCCCTGCTTCTGCTGACCATCGGCATCTACTTCGTCGGCGCCGAACAGGGCGCCACGGCGGTGTTCCAGGGCGAGATGATCCACGAATTCGTGCATGACGGCCGCCACCTTCTCGGCTTTCCGTGTCATTGA
- the cobA gene encoding uroporphyrinogen-III C-methyltransferase — MTGFVSFVSSGPGDPELLTLKAVNRLAAADAVLFDDLSAGPILSHARAGADLVGVGKRAGRASPKQDHVSRLLVDYARSGARVVRLKSGDAGLFGRLEEEIVALRAAGIGFEIIPGVPSPCAAAAAAGIPLTRRLSARRVQFVTAADVSGSLPPDLNLAALADPLATTVIFMGRRTFHALAQRLIAAGLPGATPALLAEGISTPAQTIWRGTVAALADRLAGAEAGGPPALILYGPLAVGEGKGATDA; from the coding sequence ATGACGGGTTTTGTCTCTTTCGTCTCCTCCGGTCCCGGCGACCCGGAACTTCTGACACTTAAGGCCGTGAACCGGCTGGCGGCGGCGGATGCGGTGCTGTTCGACGACCTGTCCGCCGGACCGATCCTGTCGCACGCCCGGGCGGGCGCCGATCTGGTGGGGGTGGGCAAACGCGCCGGCCGCGCCTCGCCCAAGCAGGACCATGTCAGCCGCCTGCTGGTCGACTATGCCCGCAGCGGCGCCAGGGTGGTGCGGCTGAAATCGGGCGACGCGGGCCTGTTCGGCCGGCTGGAGGAAGAGATCGTCGCCCTGCGCGCGGCGGGTATCGGGTTCGAGATCATCCCCGGCGTGCCCTCGCCCTGCGCGGCCGCGGCGGCGGCGGGCATTCCCCTGACCCGGCGGCTGAGCGCGCGGCGGGTGCAGTTCGTGACCGCGGCCGATGTGTCCGGCAGCCTGCCCCCCGACCTGAACCTTGCGGCGCTGGCCGACCCGCTGGCCACGACCGTGATCTTCATGGGGCGGCGGACATTTCACGCGCTGGCGCAGCGGCTGATCGCAGCGGGCCTGCCGGGCGCGACACCGGCGCTGCTGGCCGAAGGCATCTCGACCCCCGCGCAGACGATCTGGCGCGGCACGGTGGCGGCGCTGGCGGACCGGCTGGCCGGGGCCGAGGCGGGCGGGCCGCCGGCACTGATCCTCTACGGCCCGCTCGCCGTGGGTGAGGGCAAGGGAGCGACCGATGCTTGA
- a CDS encoding cobyrinate a,c-diamide synthase: MMALPPGFLISAPASGTGKTTVMLGLARALAEDGLIVQPFKSGPDYIDPAFHRAAAGRASFNLDNWAMGPGLIAALLDHAAGADIILAEGSMGLFDGVARPGALGHGSSAELAQLAGWPVVLVLDVGGQAQSAAATALGFARYDTGLPFAGVILNRVASPRHERLIRLGMEQAGIRVLGALPRRGDLKLPERHLGLVQAVETPDLDAAIAAYAGFLRAHVDLAALRQLAAGTARGPAGALPRPPAQRIALAQDAAFSFTYPHLLAGWRAAGAEVLPFSPLADEPPPEVDLVWLPGGYPELHAGHLAAAGRFLSGLRAHARTRPVHGECGGYMVLGRTLIDAAGRPHAMAGLLGLVTSYETRRLHLGYRLARLALPMPGFARGQCLRGHEFHYSTILDQPDPALAAVADADAAPVTETGSCRGHVTGTFFHLIAEAQS; this comes from the coding sequence ATGATGGCGCTTCCCCCGGGCTTTCTGATCTCTGCCCCCGCCTCGGGCACCGGCAAGACCACCGTGATGCTGGGCCTTGCGCGGGCGCTGGCCGAAGACGGGCTGATCGTCCAGCCGTTCAAGAGCGGGCCGGATTACATTGATCCGGCCTTCCACCGGGCAGCGGCGGGGCGCGCGTCCTTCAACCTCGACAACTGGGCGATGGGGCCGGGGCTGATCGCGGCGCTTCTGGACCATGCGGCAGGGGCGGACATCATCCTTGCCGAGGGCTCGATGGGCCTGTTCGACGGGGTGGCGCGGCCCGGCGCGCTTGGGCATGGCAGCAGCGCGGAACTGGCGCAGCTTGCGGGCTGGCCGGTGGTGCTTGTGCTTGATGTGGGCGGGCAGGCGCAGTCGGCGGCGGCCACCGCGCTTGGCTTTGCGCGCTACGACACGGGCCTGCCCTTTGCCGGGGTGATCCTGAACCGGGTCGCAAGCCCCCGCCATGAACGGCTGATCCGGCTGGGGATGGAGCAGGCGGGGATCCGGGTGCTTGGCGCCTTGCCGCGCCGGGGCGATCTGAAGCTGCCCGAACGGCATCTGGGGCTGGTGCAGGCGGTGGAAACCCCCGACCTTGACGCCGCCATCGCCGCCTATGCCGGCTTCCTGCGCGCGCATGTCGACCTGGCCGCGCTGCGCCAGCTCGCGGCGGGCACGGCGCGCGGCCCTGCCGGTGCCCTGCCGCGCCCGCCCGCGCAGCGCATCGCACTGGCCCAGGATGCCGCCTTCTCGTTCACCTATCCGCATCTGCTGGCCGGCTGGCGCGCGGCGGGGGCCGAGGTGTTGCCCTTCTCGCCGCTGGCCGACGAGCCCCCGCCGGAGGTCGACCTTGTCTGGCTGCCCGGCGGCTATCCCGAACTGCATGCCGGCCACCTGGCCGCCGCAGGGCGGTTCCTGTCGGGCTTGCGGGCCCATGCCCGCACGCGCCCCGTGCATGGCGAATGCGGCGGCTACATGGTGCTGGGGCGCACGCTGATTGATGCCGCGGGCAGGCCGCACGCGATGGCCGGGCTTCTGGGCCTGGTCACCAGCTATGAAACGCGCCGGCTGCACCTCGGCTATCGTCTCGCAAGGCTCGCCCTGCCGATGCCCGGCTTTGCCAGGGGCCAATGCCTGCGCGGGCATGAGTTCCACTATTCGACCATCCTGGATCAGCCCGACCCCGCCCTGGCGGCAGTGGCCGATGCCGATGCCGCGCCTGTTACGGAAACCGGATCCTGCCGGGGCCATGTCACCGGGACATTCTTCCACCTGATCGCCGAGGCGCAGTCATGA
- the cobM gene encoding precorrin-4 C(11)-methyltransferase has protein sequence MTVHFIGAGPGAPDLLTLRGRDLIAASPVCLYAGSLVPEGVLAHCPEGARIVNTAPLSLNEIMAEIAAADAAGLDVARLHSGDLSVWSAMGEQLRRLRAMGIAYDVTPGVPSFAAAAAMLQAELTLPGVVQSVVLTRTSGRASAMPEAESLANFARTGAVLAIHLSVHALDRVIAELLPHYGADCPVAVVWRASWPDERVVRATLGTLDPAIGAGERSALILVGRSIGATEFAESRLYAGDYDRRYRPVGTDPRFPEAT, from the coding sequence ATGACGGTTCACTTCATCGGCGCCGGGCCGGGCGCGCCCGACCTGCTGACCCTGCGCGGGCGCGACCTGATCGCGGCCTCGCCCGTCTGCCTTTATGCGGGCAGTCTGGTGCCCGAGGGGGTTCTGGCGCATTGCCCCGAAGGCGCGCGGATCGTGAACACCGCGCCGCTCAGCCTGAACGAAATCATGGCCGAGATCGCCGCAGCGGATGCCGCCGGCCTGGATGTGGCCCGGCTGCATTCCGGGGATCTGTCGGTCTGGTCGGCAATGGGCGAGCAGCTACGCCGCCTGCGCGCGATGGGCATCGCCTATGACGTGACGCCGGGGGTGCCCTCCTTTGCCGCCGCCGCCGCCATGCTGCAAGCGGAACTGACCCTGCCGGGCGTGGTGCAATCGGTGGTGCTGACCCGCACCTCGGGCCGCGCCAGCGCCATGCCCGAGGCTGAGAGCCTTGCGAATTTCGCCCGCACCGGGGCGGTGCTGGCGATCCACCTGTCGGTACATGCGCTGGACCGCGTCATCGCCGAGCTGCTGCCGCATTACGGGGCCGATTGCCCGGTTGCCGTGGTCTGGCGGGCCAGCTGGCCCGATGAACGGGTGGTCCGCGCAACGTTGGGAACGCTGGACCCGGCCATCGGCGCGGGTGAGCGCAGCGCGCTGATCCTGGTGGGCCGCTCGATCGGGGCGACCGAGTTTGCCGAGAGCCGGCTTTATGCAGGCGACTATGATCGCCGCTACCGGCCGGTCGGCACCGATCCGCGCTTCCCCGAGGCGACATGA
- a CDS encoding cobalamin biosynthesis protein — MRVIGLGLASTATAADLARALAAAGPADAVALLAGREGHPALAQVAVPLRPVPEAAIRGIATPTQSPRILARFGCGSVAEALALVASGGALVAQRRCVGAVTWAVAETATPPATKGPQT, encoded by the coding sequence ATGCGCGTGATCGGGCTTGGACTTGCCAGCACCGCCACTGCGGCTGACCTGGCCCGCGCCCTTGCGGCGGCGGGGCCCGCCGATGCGGTGGCCCTCCTCGCAGGCCGGGAGGGCCATCCGGCGCTGGCGCAGGTTGCCGTGCCGCTGAGGCCGGTGCCCGAAGCCGCGATCCGCGGCATCGCCACCCCGACCCAGTCCCCCCGGATCCTCGCCCGCTTCGGCTGCGGATCGGTCGCCGAGGCGCTGGCTCTGGTTGCCAGCGGGGGCGCTCTGGTCGCCCAAAGGCGGTGTGTCGGCGCCGTGACCTGGGCCGTTGCCGAGACCGCCACGCCCCCTGCAACGAAAGGCCCGCAAACATGA
- a CDS encoding precorrin-2 C(20)-methyltransferase: MGRIICAGLGPGDPDLISVRADRAIRAAGHVAYFRKAGRAGQARRIVEGMLRADVVELAMEYPVTTELPFDSPEYIRQLCAFYDGWTDRLAELGQTEDIVVLCEGDPFFYGSFMHLYTRLQGRAEVEVIPGIPGMAGCWNVTGQPITWGDDVLSVLMGTLPEDEITRHARQADALVIMKTGRNLPKVRRALDRAGKLGAAWLVERGTMPGQRIVPLASVDGADCPYFAIVVVHGQGRRPEMPE, translated from the coding sequence ATGGGCCGGATCATCTGTGCAGGCCTCGGCCCCGGCGACCCGGACCTCATCAGCGTCAGGGCCGACCGGGCGATCCGGGCCGCTGGCCATGTGGCCTATTTCCGCAAGGCCGGCCGGGCCGGCCAGGCGCGCCGGATCGTCGAGGGGATGCTGCGGGCGGATGTGGTGGAACTGGCGATGGAATACCCGGTGACGACCGAGCTGCCCTTCGACAGCCCCGAGTATATCCGCCAGCTCTGCGCCTTCTATGACGGCTGGACCGACCGGCTGGCAGAGCTGGGGCAGACCGAGGACATCGTCGTGCTCTGCGAGGGCGACCCGTTCTTCTATGGCTCGTTCATGCATCTCTACACCCGGCTTCAGGGCCGGGCCGAGGTTGAGGTCATCCCCGGCATTCCCGGCATGGCCGGCTGCTGGAACGTGACCGGCCAGCCGATCACCTGGGGCGACGACGTGCTGAGCGTGCTGATGGGCACCTTGCCGGAAGACGAGATCACCCGCCATGCCCGGCAGGCCGACGCGCTGGTCATCATGAAGACCGGCCGCAACCTGCCGAAGGTGCGCCGCGCGCTCGACCGCGCCGGAAAGCTGGGTGCCGCATGGCTGGTGGAGCGTGGCACCATGCCCGGGCAGCGGATCGTGCCGCTGGCCAGCGTGGACGGGGCCGACTGCCCGTATTTCGCCATCGTCGTCGTCCACGGCCAGGGCCGCCGCCCCGAGATGCCGGAATGA